From a single Brassica rapa cultivar Chiifu-401-42 chromosome A01, CAAS_Brap_v3.01, whole genome shotgun sequence genomic region:
- the LOC103874043 gene encoding ABC transporter A family member 7: MADPGTASFLTRANALLRKNLTYQKRNIWSNVRLIMIPFLLCLMLVALQIVFDTVVNNADNNRCGCQCIVTNQNGNCLNETCGIEFSSSDQAFFCPISSPPRWPPLLQVPRPESRAVNTTFLPYMGLPDETCRRTRTCPVTILFTGNNRSLGTSLFGNLLPSSVTVNISDPLQGLAYNVLGTEAESELTNYLDPGIASNLSIYNIQSGCISNAAFPFSFEEETLKFKKELRCAQGLNLWRNNSRQVNDVIFKGYRKGNPEGKINEIAAAYDLLNTDRNNFNVHIWYNSTYRNGTNDRPSTLLRVPGLVNLVSNAYLHFLQGPGTKMLFEYVKEVPKLERKLRLDIASLIGPLFFTWVILLLFPVILSSLVYEKQERLRIIMKMHGLGDGPYWMISYAYFLSISMLYFIALMIFGSAIGLKFFRINDYSIQFTFYFLYVNLQIALCFLVSSIFSKVKTSTVSSYIYVFLSGLVGSFLLQFLIEDSSFPRGWIIVLELYPAFSLFRGLYEFSQFSFRGNLRGADGMKWKDFGDSAMDEVFIIIIVEWFLALIAAYYIDKIVSSGKDPLFFLTNPFQKSPSMRRPSLQRQGSKVVVEMEKPDVTQEIEKVEKLMLEPSTSHAIVCENLKKVYPGRDGNPPKLAVRGLSLAVPSGECFGMLGPNGAGKTSFINMMTGLLKPTSGTGLVRGLDICNDMDRVYTSMGVCPQHDLLWETLTGREHLLFYGRLKNLKGSELIQAVEESLKSVNLFHGGVADKPAGKYSGGMKRRLSVAISLIGNPKVVYMDEPSTGLDPASRKNLWTVIKRAKQNTAIILTTHSMEEAEFLCDRLGIFVDGSLQCIGNPKELKGRYGGSYVFTMTTSSEHEGNVERLIQDVSPNAKKIYHIAGTQKFELPKEEVRISEVFQAVEKAKSNFTVFAWGLADTTLEDVFIKVARTGQAFNVFS, from the exons ATGGCGGATCCTGGTACTGCCAGTTTCTTGACGAGAGCCAATGCCTTGCTTAGGAAAAACTTAACCTATCAG AAACGGAACATATGGAGCAACGTTCGGCTCATCATGATCCCTTTCCTCCTCTGCCTAATGCTAGTGGCTTTACAAATCGTTTTCGATACAGTGGTTAATAACGCGGACAATAATCGTTGTGGTTGTCAATGTATTGTCACCAATCAAAATGGTAACTGCTTAAACGAGACTTGCGGTATAGAATTTTCGAGTTCAGATCAAGCATTCTTTTGTCCCATATCTAGTCCTCCGAGATGGCCTCCATTGTTACAAGTCCCGCGTCCTGAAAGCCGTGCTGTTAATACTACTTTCCTTCCGTACATGGGCCTACCTGATGAAACTTGCAGAAGAACAAGAACTTGTCCTGTTACCATACTTTTTACTGGGAATAACCGTTCCCTTGGAACAA GTTTATTTGGGAATCTGCTACCTAGTTCTGTAACAGTGAACATCTCTGATCCTTTGCAGGGTTTAGCCTATAATGTTTTG GGTACTGAGGCAGAGTCAGAACTCACCAATTATCTTGATCCAGGGATTGCGTCAAATCTTTCAATCTACAATATCCAATCTGGGTGCATTTCAAACGCTGCGTTTCCGTTCTCATTCGAAGAAGAAACTCTCAAGTTTAAGAAAG AGCTGAGATGTGCTCAAGGATTGAATCTCTGGCGAAATAACTCCAGACAGGTCAATGATGTGATATTCAAAGGTTATCGGAAAGGAAATCCCGAGGGGAAGATAAATGAGATTGCTGCAG CGTACGACCTTTTGAACACGGATAGGAACAACTTCAATGTGCACATCTGGTACAACTCAACATACAGAAACGGCACAAATGATAGGCCTTCAACGTTGCTTCGAGTTCCTGGCTTAGTCAATTTG GTGTCAAATGCTTACCTTCACTTTCTGCAAGGCCCTGGAACAAAAATGTTGTTCGAATATGTCAAAGAAGTGCCTAAACTAGAAAGAAAACTTCGTCTAGACATCGCATCTCTAATTGGCCCTCTTTTCTTCACATGGGTTATTCTTCTTCTGTTCCCG GTGATCTTGTCGTCATTGGTGTATGAGAAACAGGAGCGTCTAAGAATCATAATGAAAATGCATGGGCTAGGAGATGGTCCTTATTGGATGATTTCCTACGCTTATTTTCTTTCCATATCCATGCTCTACTTTATAGCCCTGATGATATTTGGGTCAGCAATAG GACTCAAGTTCTTTCGGATTAATGATTACAGTATCCAGTTCACGTTCTATTTTCTCTATGTAAATCTGCAAATTGCTCTTTGCTTTCTAGTTTCTTCAATATTTTCAAAGGTCAAGACATCAACAG TTTCTTCTTACATATACGTGTTCTTATCTGGACTTGTGGGCTCGTTTTTACTCCAGTTTCTGATTGAAGACTCATCATTTCCTA GAGGCTGGATCATTGTCCTCGAGTTGTATCCTGCCTTCTCCTTATTCCGTGGACTCTATGAATTCTCACAATTTTCTTTCCGCGGAAACTTGAGAGGGGCAGATGGGATGAAATGGAAAGATTTTGGTGATAGTGCAATGGATGAAGTGTTCATCATCATTATCGTTGAGTGGTTTCTAGCACTCATTGCAGCATACTATATTGACAAGATTGTTTCATCTGGAAAAGACCCGTTGTTCTTCTTGACCAACCCTTTCCAGAAATCCCCTTCTATGAGAAGGCCTAGTTTGCAGAGGCAAGGCTCCAAAGTCGTAGTTGAAATGGAAAAACCAGATGTCACTCAGGAG ATAGAAAAAGTTGAGAAGTTGATGCTTGAGCCGAGCACAAGCCATGCGATTGTTTGTGAGAACCTGAAGAAGGTGTATCCAGGTAGGGATGGGAACCCGCCGAAGTTGGCAGTGCGTGGGTTATCCCTCGCTGTGCCTTCAGGAGAATGCTTTGGCATGTTGGGACCTAATGGTGCTGGCAAAACATCTTTCATCAATATG ATGACTGGGCTCCTGAAACCAACATCCGGAACAGGGCTTGTTCGAGGTTTGGATATATGCAATGATATGGACAGAGTATACACCAGCATGGGCGTCTGCCCGCAGCACGA TTTACTCTGGGAAACGCTGACAGGAAGAGAACATCTGCTGTTTTATGGGAGACTTAAGAATCTCAAAGGCTCTGAGCTCATCCAA GCCGTGGAAGAGTCTCTTAAGAGTGTCAACCTTTTCCACGGAGGAGTTGCTGATAAACCTGCTGGGAAATACAGCGGAGGTATGAAAAGGCGGCTGAGTGTTGCCATTTCACTTATCGGAAACCCTAAG GTTGTTTACATGGATGAGCCAAGCACAGGACTTGATCCAGCCTCAAGAAAGAATCTATGGACAGTCATCAAGCGTGCAAAGCAAAACACTGCCATCATCCTTACAACTCACTCAATGGAAGAAGCAGAATTTCTTTGTGACCGTCTAGGGATATTCGTAGACGGAAGCTTGCAATGCATAGGCAACCCAAAAGAGCTGAAAGGAAGGTATGGTGGATCTTATGTGTTTACAATGACAACCTCTTCAGAACACGAGGGAAACGTGGAAAGGCTGATTCAAGATGTCTCCCCAAACGCCAAGAAGATATATCACATCGCAGGGACCCAGAAGTTTGAGCTCCCAAAGGAAGAGGTTCGGATCTCAGAGGTGTTTCAGGCGGTTGAGAAGGCTAAGAGCAATTTTACCGTCTTTGCTTGGGGACTCGCAGACACAACTCTTGAAGATGTCTTCATTAAGGTTGCTAGAACGGGTCAAGCTTTTAATGTCTTCTCTTGA
- the LOC117125756 gene encoding uncharacterized protein LOC117125756 produces the protein MAKAAIILFDLKTGRCSSTIQVRLLRFLESMNLRWGSELMGVDMFLLDSQSTMMPATVNVNRLAIHMPNLKVGSLYSLAGFDVTRCNQNYRLSDSSMMVRFSDSTCFDEITEPAIPIFPLSNNYHSTDIIGEITAAKSTVTDPPHDKNHLMATIKMDNDVSVTMSMFDSQPVKLHNQLESMGGDPRVLVATSINPKIVGGHLFLNATSGTHIYFDKETIAGETSTGWLPKTLVLRATTRWNP, from the exons ATGGCTAAAGCAGCGATCATCCTTTTCGATCTGAAGACCGGACGATGCTCCTCCACCATTCAAGTCCGGTTGCTCCGCTTCTTGGAGTCCATGAACCTCCGATGGGGTAGCGAACTCATGGGAGTCGATATGTTTCTGCTTGATTCCCAG tcGACCATGATGCCGGCGACGGTGAATGTGAACCGGCTTGCAATTCACATGCCTAATCTGAAGGTGGGTTCACTATATTCCCTAGCCGGTTTTGATGTGACCCGATGTAATCAGAATTACCGACTGTCGGACTCCTCTATGATGGTTCGTTTCAGCGATTCAACATGTTTTGATGAGATAACCGAACCGGCTATTCCGATCTTTCCG TTATCTAATAATTATCATTCCACAGACATTATCGGTGAGATAACTGCTGCGAAGAGCACTGTCACCGACCCTCCACATGACAAGAACCATTTGATGGCAACCATTAAAATGGATAA TGATGTTTCGGTCACTATGAGTATGTTCGACTCACAGCCTGTCAAGCTCCACAATCAACTTGAATCAATGGGAGGTGATCCAAGGGTTCTGGTTGCAACCAGTATCAACCCCAAAATTGTGGGAG gtCATCTGTTTCTGAATGCCACTTCAGGCACACACATATATTTTGACAAGGAAACCATCGCAGGGGAGACTTCTACAGGCTGGTTGCCCAAGACACTGGTCTTAAGGGCTACGACAAGGTGGAATCCCTGA
- the LOC103874035 gene encoding uncharacterized protein LOC103874035 isoform X1 has protein sequence MDELGGSRVYSKIDLRAGYHQVRMEKSDIHKTAFRTHSGHFEYLVMPFGLTNPPATFQGLMNHVFSEFLRKFVLIFFDDILIYSSSKEEHELHLEEVFNLMRANKLYAKRSKCEFATDRVEYLGHFIQASGVSIDPHKVKAVEEWPQPKSVKILRGFLGLAGYYRRFMKDFGIIARPLTALMKKDGYEWNGEAQVAFEELKKTLCNAPVLALPQFDKPFVVEIDACGNGIGAVLMQERHPLAYISRQLKGKQLHLSIYEKELLAVVFAVQKWRNYLLTKHFMIRTDQRSIKYLLEKRLNTLVQQQWLPKLLEFDYEIQYKQRKNNVAADTLSRVE, from the coding sequence ATGGACGAGCTCGGCGGTTCACGTGTGTACTCAAAGATTGATCTGAGAGCAGGCTATCATCAAGTCAGAATGGAGAAGAGTGACATTCATAAAACGGCTTTCAGAACACACAGTGGTCATTTTGAGTATTTGGTAATGCCCTTTGGCTTAACCAATCCACCAGCAACGTTTCAAGGCTTAATGAATCATGTTTTCAGTGAGTTCCTCAGAAAATTTGTGCTGATCTTCTTCgatgacatattgatctatagCTCATCTAAGGAAGAACATGAATTACATTTGGAGGAAGTTTTTAATCTGATGAGAGCTAACAAGTTGTATGCTAAAAGGAGTAAATGTGAGTTTGCTACGGATCGTGTAGAATACCTTGGCCATTTCATTCAGGCAAGCGGAGTCTCTATTGATCCACACAAGGTTAAGGCAGTGGAGGAGTGGCCTCAACCGAAATCAGTGAAAATTCTTAGAGGGTTTTTGGGTTTAGCGGGGTACTACAGACGCTTTATGAAGGATTTTGGTATCATTGCTCGACCCTTGACTGCACTAATGAAGAAAGATGGATATGAATGGAATGGGGAAGCACAAGTAGCATTTGAAGAACTGAAGAAAACGCTATGTAATGCTCCTGTTCTAGCTTTACCTCAGTTTGATAAGCCTTTTGTAGTTGAGATAGATGCTTGTGGCAACGGTATTGGTGCAGTACTGATGCAAGAAAGGCACCCTTTGGCTTATATCAGTCGTCAACTAAAAGGAAAACAATTGCATTTATCAATCTATGAGAAGGAGTTGCTGGCAGTGGTATTTGCGGTTCAGAAGTGGCGCAACTACCTTCTCACAAAGCACTTTATGATTAGGACGGATCAAAGAAGTATTAAGTACTTGTTGGAGAAACGATTAAACACTCTAGTGCAACAACAATGGCTTCCTAAGCTGTTAGAGTTTGACTATGAGATTCAGTACAAACAAAGGAAAAACAATGTAGCCGCAGATACTTTATCTCGAGTAGAATGA
- the LOC103874059 gene encoding putative DNA glycosylase At3g47830, giving the protein MIYPGTKTSRFKTSKPIRMLHRSVMSKSLKRKRLLQDDGGDPYPELLRPSADECRDVRDALLSLHGFPPEFASYRRQRLRSLDGHDTQCSVDSESVLDGLVKILLSQNTTEANSQRAFASLKAAFPKWEDVLVAEPNSVENAIRCGGLAPKKTVCIKNILSRLQRERGSLCLEYLRGLTVEEVKTELSHFKGIGPKTVSCVLMFNLQHNDFPVDTHVFEISKALGWVPKTADRNRTYVHLNHRIPDELKFDLNCLLYTHGKLCSNCKKIAAKPKAKAKAKVASPDDCPLLGFLV; this is encoded by the exons ATGATATATCCCGGTACAAAAACCAGTCGATTCAAAACGAGTAAACCGATCCGAATGTTGCACCGGTCCGTGATGAGCAAATCCCTGAAAAGGAAACGCTTACTCCAAGACGACGGCGGCGATCCTTATCCGGAACTCCTTAGACCTAGCGCTGACGAATGTAGAGACGTAAGGGATGCTTTGTTGTCGCTCCACGGGTTCCCTCCCGAGTTCGCCAGTTACCGCCGTCAGAGACTCCGATCACTTGATGGTCACGATACACAGTGTTCGGTGGACTCAGAAAGTGTGCTTGATGGGCTTGTTAAAATTCTTCTTTCGCAGAATACCACTGAGGCCAATTCTCAAAGGGCTTTTGCATCTCTTAAGGCTGCGTTTCCGAAATGGGAAGAT GTTTTGGTTGCTGAGCCAAACTCCGTTGAGAATGCTATAAGATGTGGAGGATTGGCCCCGAAAAAGACCGTCTGTATCAAAAACATTTTGAGCCGTTTGCAGAGAGAAAGAGGCAGTTTGTGTTTGGAGTATCTGCGCGGTTTGACGGTAGAAGAAGTAAAAACTGAGCTCTCTCATTTTAAGGGAATTGGACCCAAAACT GTTTCTTGTGTTCTGATGTTCAACCTCCAGCACAATGATTTCCCAGTCGACACACAT GTGTTTGAGATCTCCAAGGCGTTAGGTTGGGTCCCGAAAACCGCAGACAGGAACAGAACCTATGTTCACCTCAACCACAGGATTCCGGATGAGCTCAAGTTTGATCTGAACTGTCTGCTATATACACATGGTAAGCTCTGCAGCAACTGCAAGAAGATTGCTGCTAAACCAAAAGCAAAAGCCAAAGCTAAAGTAGCGTCCCCTGATGATTGCCCGCTTCTGGGGTTTCTGGTTTAG
- the LOC103874035 gene encoding uncharacterized protein LOC103874035 isoform X2: MANSLCFFSSPPTFCFPSPIKTPKPTHFFPLGDKKSSLVQKGEVFQTSKSKSFEIQATDGTQTTKTNSIVCQKCEGNGAVACSQCKGGGVNLIDHFNGQFKAGGLCWLCRGKKEVLCGECNGAGFLGGFLSTFDE; encoded by the exons ATGGCGAATTCACTatgcttcttctcttctcctcctacCTTTTGCTTCCCGTCTCCCATCAAAACCCCTAAGCCTACTCACTTCTTCCCATTAGGTGATAAGAAGTCGTCGTTGGTTCAGAAAGGAGAAGTGTTTCAGACTTCCAAATCCAAAAGCTTCGAAATTCAG GCCACAGACGGTACTCAGACCACTAAAACGAACAGCATAGTTTGTCAAAAATGTGAAGGGAATG GTGCTGTGGCATGTTCTCAATGCAAAGGGGGTGGTGTGAATTTGATTGATCATTTTAATGGGCAGTTTAAAGCTGGTGGCCTCTGTTGGCTTTGCAG AGGTAAAAAGGAGGTTTTGTGTGGAGAGTGCAATGGAGCTGGTTTCCTTGGTGGTTTCTTGAGCACCTTCGACGAGTAA
- the LOC103874501 gene encoding uncharacterized protein LOC103874501 encodes MGNLYSYLNAGSSRLGIPRSASVASLYCNGRWLLPSAHTDAQVSLQIHLTTITLSQSNDYYEWVMEGRARSKYNMGEVYTYLKGEQPLVPWAKVVWNSYGIPRHSFHTWLVLLDRCPTRDRMIRWGIAVDPTCLLCNGHPESRNHLYFECSYTFSIWEVIARRCQVQALVGWESTLQQLQSLRSNKDLNRLTLLAVQATIYWIWNERNARLHRQTYKSSDTLISTIDKQIRNKLLSFRQTNPRASSAMMQLWFLTT; translated from the coding sequence ATGGGGAATCTCTACTCCTATCTAAATGCAGGTTCTTCGCGCTTGGGCATTCCACGGTCAGCATCTGTTGCCTCTCTCTACTGCAACGGTCGCTGGCTCCTACCATCTGCGCATACGGACGCTCAAGTCTCTCTACAAATACACTTGACGACCATTACACTGTCACAGAGCAATGACTATTATGAGTGGGTAATGGAAGGTAGAGCAAGAAGCAAGTATAATATGGGTGAGGTTTATACCTATCTCAAGGGCGAGCAACCGCTGGTACCTTGGGCGAAGGTGGTCTGGAACTCCTATGGTATACCACGTCATAGCTTCCATACATGGCTTGTGTTACTTGATCGCTGTCCAACGCGAGATAGAATGATTAGATGGGGAATCGCTGTTGATCCGACCTGCTTACTTTGTAATGGTCATCCTGAGAGTAGGAATCACCTATACTTCGAATGCTCCTACACTTTTTCGATATGGGAAGTAATCGCAAGGAGATGTCAAGTGCAGGCTCTAGTTGGTTGGGAGAGTACACTACAGCAACTACAATCACTAAGGAGTAATAAGGACCTCAACCGCCTTACCCTCCTCGCAGTTCAAGCTACCATCTATTGGATTTGGAACGAGCGTAATGCAAGACTCCACCGCCAGACCTACAAGTCATCGGACACTCTCATATCCACCATTGACAAGCAAATCCGGAACAAGCTACTAAGCTTTAGGCAAACGAATCCTCGCGCTTCCTCGGCAATGATGCAGCTGTGGTTCCTCACAACATAA